In Streptomyces durocortorensis, a genomic segment contains:
- a CDS encoding metal-sensitive transcriptional regulator, which produces MELDLAGAELKAVLNRLRRAQGQIAGVIRMIEEGRDCEEVVTQLAAASRALDRAGFAIIATGLQQCLTEMEDGRRSGESRDEMRARLEKLFLSLA; this is translated from the coding sequence ATGGAACTTGATCTGGCGGGAGCGGAGCTCAAGGCGGTCCTGAACCGGCTGCGCCGGGCGCAGGGGCAGATCGCCGGGGTGATCCGGATGATCGAGGAGGGGCGGGACTGCGAGGAGGTCGTGACACAGCTGGCGGCGGCGTCGCGAGCGCTGGACCGGGCCGGGTTCGCGATCATCGCCACCGGGCTCCAGCAGTGCCTCACCGAGATGGAGGACGGTCGGCGTTCCGGTGAGTCCCGGGACGAGATGCGCGCCCGGCTGGAGAAGCTCTTCCTCTCACTCGCCTGA